A single Blastococcus colisei DNA region contains:
- a CDS encoding helix-turn-helix domain-containing protein translates to MPVSPAPVSKAATQFGERVRTRRNELGLSQEALAHACDLHWTFLGQVERGRRNLTLHNILKIARGLGIDPGELVRGLKPPRDAG, encoded by the coding sequence ATGCCCGTCTCTCCCGCCCCGGTCTCAAAGGCGGCCACCCAGTTCGGCGAGCGGGTGCGCACCCGCCGCAACGAGCTCGGCCTCAGCCAGGAAGCCCTGGCGCACGCCTGCGACCTGCACTGGACCTTCCTGGGCCAGGTCGAGCGCGGACGGCGGAATCTAACGCTGCACAACATCCTCAAGATCGCGCGAGGGCTTGGCATCGACCCCGGCGAACTGGTGCGCGGGCTTAAACCGCCGCGGGACGCCGGTTAA